From a region of the Mycobacterium sp. SMC-8 genome:
- a CDS encoding ammonium transporter, translated as MDTGTTAFMLCCIIGLTLMIPGLALFYGGMVSVKSSTNMMMMTFGAAALVGVLWVLFGFSMTFGTSYGGFVGSFTEFAGMKNLMEPMTTVDGLPVSLFSLFQALFAAITVALISGAVADRMKFGAWMGFATLWAVLVYFPVAHWVFAFDGVVTENSVGGWIANKLGAIDFAGGTAVHINAGAAALAVAIVLGKSRNWGQLRKPHNVPLTLLGAGLLWAGWYAFNGGSALAAGNSAAIVMVTTFVATCAATLAWIAVEKFRDGHVTGVGAASGAITGLVAITPACGAVTPVGAIVLGAIAGAVCVYAVGLKERFGYDDSLDVVGVHLVGGVIGTLLIGLLASDSMPNGTNGLLYGGGIDQLWKQAIAAGAVMAYSFAVAFAIAFVLKKTVGIRISPEDEETGIDAAFHREASYEIQPA; from the coding sequence ATGGATACAGGGACGACCGCGTTCATGCTCTGTTGCATCATCGGCCTCACGCTGATGATCCCCGGGCTCGCGTTGTTCTACGGCGGCATGGTGTCCGTCAAGAGCTCGACCAACATGATGATGATGACGTTCGGCGCCGCGGCGCTCGTCGGGGTGCTGTGGGTGCTGTTCGGATTCTCGATGACGTTCGGCACCAGCTACGGCGGGTTCGTCGGGAGCTTCACCGAGTTCGCCGGCATGAAGAACCTGATGGAGCCGATGACGACCGTCGACGGCCTGCCGGTGAGCTTGTTCTCGTTGTTCCAGGCGCTGTTCGCCGCGATCACCGTCGCGCTGATCTCCGGCGCGGTCGCCGACCGGATGAAGTTCGGCGCGTGGATGGGCTTCGCGACGTTGTGGGCCGTGCTGGTGTACTTTCCGGTCGCGCACTGGGTCTTCGCGTTCGACGGGGTGGTCACCGAGAACTCGGTCGGCGGCTGGATCGCCAACAAGCTCGGCGCCATCGACTTCGCCGGCGGCACCGCGGTGCACATCAACGCCGGCGCCGCGGCGCTGGCCGTGGCGATCGTGCTCGGCAAATCCAGGAACTGGGGGCAGCTGCGTAAACCGCACAACGTTCCGCTGACCCTGCTCGGCGCCGGCCTGCTGTGGGCCGGCTGGTATGCGTTCAACGGCGGGTCGGCCCTGGCCGCGGGTAATTCGGCCGCGATCGTGATGGTGACGACGTTCGTCGCGACGTGCGCGGCGACGCTGGCGTGGATCGCCGTCGAGAAGTTCAGGGACGGACACGTCACCGGTGTCGGCGCGGCGTCCGGCGCGATCACCGGACTGGTCGCGATCACGCCCGCCTGCGGCGCGGTCACCCCGGTCGGCGCGATCGTCCTGGGCGCCATCGCCGGCGCGGTCTGCGTGTACGCGGTCGGCCTCAAAGAACGCTTCGGATACGACGATTCGCTCGACGTGGTCGGCGTGCACCTGGTCGGCGGGGTCATCGGCACGCTGCTCATCGGCCTGCTCGCCAGCGACAGCATGCCCAACGGCACCAACGGGCTGCTCTATGGCGGAGGCATCGATCAGCTGTGGAAGCAGGCGATCGCCGCAGGCGCGGTGATGGCGTATTCGTTCGCCGTCGCTTTCGCTATCGCGTTCGTCCTTAAAAAGACTGTCGGCATTCGGATTTCGCCCGAAGACGAAGAGACGGGCATCGACGCGGCGTTCCACCGGGAAGCGTCCTACGAGATCCAGCCGGCCTGA
- a CDS encoding aspartate kinase yields the protein MALVVQKYGGSSVSDAERIRRVAERIVETKKAGNDVVVVVSAMGDTTDELLDLAKQVSPAPPARELDMLLTAGERISNALVAMAIESLGAEARSFTGSQAGVITTGIHGNAKIIDVNPGRLRAALDEGKVVLVAGFQGVSQDTKDVTTLGRGGSDTTAVAVAAALNADVCEIYTDVDGIFTADPRIVSNAKRLDTVSFEEMLEMAAAGAKVLMLRCVEYARRYNLPIHVRSSYTDRPGTLVKGSMEDIPMEDAILTGVAHDRGEAKVTVVGLPDVPGYAARVFRALAEVDVNIDMVLQNISKVEDGKTDITFTCSRESGPGAVEKLTALQDEIGFTRVLYDDLIGKVSLIGAGMRSHPGVTATFCEALANAGINIDLISTSEIRISVLIKDTELDRAVAALHEAFGLGGDEEAVVYAGTGR from the coding sequence GTGGCGCTCGTCGTACAGAAATACGGCGGATCCTCGGTGTCCGACGCCGAGCGGATCCGCCGTGTGGCCGAGCGCATCGTCGAGACCAAGAAGGCCGGCAACGACGTCGTGGTGGTCGTCTCGGCGATGGGCGACACCACCGACGAGCTGCTCGACCTGGCCAAGCAGGTGTCCCCGGCCCCGCCCGCGCGCGAGCTGGACATGCTGCTCACCGCGGGTGAGCGCATCTCGAATGCGCTGGTCGCGATGGCGATCGAGTCGCTCGGCGCCGAGGCGCGCTCGTTCACCGGATCGCAGGCGGGCGTCATCACCACCGGCATCCACGGCAACGCCAAGATCATCGACGTCAACCCGGGCCGGCTCCGCGCCGCGCTGGACGAAGGCAAGGTCGTGCTGGTCGCCGGTTTCCAGGGCGTCAGCCAGGACACCAAGGATGTCACCACGCTGGGTCGCGGCGGGTCGGACACCACGGCGGTGGCGGTGGCGGCGGCGCTGAACGCCGACGTGTGCGAGATCTACACCGACGTCGACGGCATCTTCACCGCCGATCCGCGCATCGTGTCGAACGCCAAGCGCCTCGACACCGTGTCGTTCGAGGAAATGCTGGAGATGGCCGCCGCCGGAGCCAAGGTGCTGATGCTGCGCTGCGTCGAGTACGCGCGCCGGTACAACCTGCCCATTCACGTCCGGTCGTCGTACACCGACAGGCCGGGCACGCTCGTCAAAGGATCGATGGAGGACATCCCGATGGAAGACGCCATCCTCACCGGAGTTGCACATGACCGCGGCGAGGCGAAGGTGACGGTCGTCGGGCTGCCCGACGTGCCGGGCTACGCCGCCCGGGTGTTCCGCGCACTGGCCGAAGTCGACGTCAACATCGACATGGTGCTGCAGAACATCTCGAAGGTCGAAGACGGCAAGACCGACATCACGTTCACCTGCTCGCGCGAGAGCGGGCCGGGTGCGGTGGAGAAGCTCACCGCGCTGCAGGACGAGATCGGCTTCACCCGCGTGCTCTACGACGACCTCATCGGCAAGGTGTCGCTGATCGGTGCCGGGATGCGGTCGCACCCCGGTGTGACGGCGACGTTCTGTGAGGCGCTGGCCAACGCGGGCATCAACATCGACCTGATCTCCACCTCCGAGATCCGGATCTCGGTGCTGATCAAGGACACCGAGCTCGACCGGGCCGTCGCCGCGCTGCACGAGGCGTTCGGTCTCGGCGGTGACGAGGAAGCGGTCGTGTACGCGGGGACGGGGCGCTGA
- a CDS encoding glutamine amidotransferase, whose protein sequence is MCGIVGLHLRTPELYPRLGELLTGMLCEMGDRGSDSAGVAVYGDPAWSPPGRGCVSVADLGTGGAEDADQVAAAVAVALGAEVSGVAVDVSYVLSADVDSEVLLTAVRSAYPEALVAGFGPDVAVLKGVGHPRALTDGWDLATAQGWQGVGHTRMATESAVTPAGCHPYAVGPAQCLVHNGSFANHATIRRELRASGVCFDSENDTEVGARFIAKLLAQGRDVEGALKELCATFDGFYTLLVSNRDSFAVVRDAIACKPAVIAETDEWVAMASEYRALAALPGVDKARIWEPEPEVVYAWSR, encoded by the coding sequence ATGTGCGGGATCGTCGGGTTGCATCTGCGAACACCCGAGCTCTACCCCCGGCTCGGTGAGTTGCTCACCGGCATGCTCTGTGAGATGGGAGACCGCGGCAGCGATTCGGCCGGGGTCGCCGTCTACGGCGACCCGGCGTGGTCCCCGCCCGGTCGCGGGTGCGTCTCGGTGGCCGACCTGGGGACCGGCGGTGCGGAAGACGCCGACCAGGTCGCTGCCGCAGTGGCCGTGGCCCTCGGTGCCGAGGTGTCAGGGGTCGCCGTCGACGTCAGCTATGTGTTGTCGGCTGACGTCGACTCCGAGGTCCTGCTGACCGCGGTGCGGTCGGCCTACCCCGAGGCCCTCGTCGCCGGATTCGGTCCGGACGTCGCGGTGCTCAAGGGTGTCGGACATCCGCGCGCCCTGACCGACGGATGGGATCTCGCGACGGCGCAGGGCTGGCAGGGTGTCGGGCACACCCGGATGGCCACCGAATCGGCGGTGACGCCCGCGGGGTGCCACCCGTATGCGGTCGGCCCGGCGCAGTGCTTGGTGCACAACGGCTCGTTCGCCAACCACGCGACGATCCGCCGGGAGTTGCGTGCCTCCGGTGTCTGCTTCGACAGCGAGAACGACACCGAGGTCGGTGCCCGCTTCATCGCCAAACTGCTCGCACAAGGACGCGACGTCGAAGGCGCGCTGAAGGAACTCTGTGCGACGTTCGACGGCTTCTACACGCTGCTGGTGTCCAACCGGGACTCGTTCGCGGTGGTGCGCGACGCGATCGCGTGCAAGCCGGCGGTGATCGCCGAGACCGACGAGTGGGTGGCGATGGCAAGTGAATACCGGGCGCTGGCAGCGCTTCCCGGTGTCGACAAGGCTCGCATCTGGGAGCCCGAGCCCGAGGTGGTGTACGCGTGGAGCAGATAG
- a CDS encoding nitroreductase family protein has product MPAAPSDRSAVTSVPIHPPIAERWSPRAFDPTDQLTRDELAALLEAARWAPTWGRRQPVRFVVGLRADTTFTAIAALLRRGNSYARAASALILLCADDGEDDKTQRYAAVDAGAAMANITIEAVSRGLIAHPMAGFDAAGAAEAFALPDGLRPLVVIAVGRLGDYADAAPEITERDRLPRHRLPLSEIVLNWTP; this is encoded by the coding sequence GTGCCCGCCGCACCCAGCGACCGGTCGGCCGTCACCTCGGTGCCGATCCATCCCCCTATCGCCGAGCGCTGGAGCCCCCGCGCTTTCGACCCCACCGACCAGCTCACCCGTGACGAGCTGGCGGCATTGCTGGAGGCCGCGCGATGGGCTCCGACGTGGGGACGACGGCAACCGGTGCGGTTCGTGGTCGGGCTGCGTGCGGATACGACGTTCACCGCGATCGCCGCGCTGCTGAGGCGCGGAAACAGCTACGCCCGGGCCGCGAGCGCGCTGATCCTGCTCTGCGCCGACGACGGCGAGGACGACAAGACGCAGCGCTACGCCGCGGTGGACGCGGGCGCCGCTATGGCCAACATCACCATCGAGGCCGTCTCCCGGGGGCTGATCGCGCACCCGATGGCCGGGTTCGACGCGGCGGGAGCAGCCGAAGCCTTCGCGCTGCCGGACGGTCTGCGCCCGCTGGTGGTGATCGCAGTGGGCAGGCTCGGTGACTACGCCGACGCTGCGCCGGAGATCACGGAGCGGGACCGGCTGCCCCGGCACCGGCTCCCGCTGAGCGAAATCGTCCTCAACTGGACTCCTTAA
- the glnT gene encoding type III glutamate--ammonia ligase, with translation MAEDLATLAEQHGTKFILALFVDLRGKPCAKLVPVEAVDLLATEGVGFAGYAVGAMGQEPKDPDLMALPDPASFTPIPFIKEGLAIVHCDPHVNGEPWPYAPRVILKSVIERCSDAGFEPWVGAEVEYFLLSRNDDGSISVADTADTAAQPCYDARGVTRMYDHLTAVSTAMNQLGWSNYANDHEDGNGQFEQNFKFADALTTADRVITLRYLLSMIAAERGMIATFMPKPFGDKTGNGLHLHLSLTSGGTPVFPADHDQRGLGLSDTAYGFIGGILEHACALQAVVAPTVNSYKRTGAVATASGASWAPRLPTYGGNDRTHYIRVPDADRIEMRGGDGSANPYLAIAAALSAGLDGIKRSTDPGAVGQGVNTRTLPLTLLHAVEDFESDPVVTGVLDAAGEGVAAYFANVKREEFFSYHSTVGAWELDHYLTAF, from the coding sequence ATGGCAGAAGATCTCGCCACCCTGGCCGAGCAACATGGAACGAAGTTCATCCTCGCGCTGTTCGTGGACCTGCGCGGAAAGCCCTGCGCCAAGCTGGTGCCCGTAGAGGCGGTCGACCTTCTCGCGACCGAAGGGGTGGGCTTCGCCGGCTACGCCGTCGGCGCGATGGGCCAGGAACCCAAGGATCCGGACCTGATGGCCCTCCCGGATCCGGCGTCGTTCACTCCGATCCCGTTCATCAAGGAGGGGCTGGCGATCGTGCACTGCGACCCCCACGTGAACGGCGAGCCATGGCCCTACGCGCCCCGCGTCATCCTGAAATCCGTCATCGAGCGCTGCTCGGACGCCGGTTTCGAGCCGTGGGTGGGCGCGGAGGTCGAGTACTTCCTGTTGTCCCGCAACGACGATGGCAGCATCTCGGTGGCCGACACCGCCGACACCGCCGCGCAGCCGTGCTACGACGCCCGCGGCGTCACCCGGATGTATGACCACCTGACCGCGGTGTCGACCGCGATGAACCAGCTGGGGTGGTCCAACTACGCCAACGACCACGAGGACGGCAACGGGCAGTTCGAGCAGAACTTCAAGTTCGCCGACGCGCTGACCACCGCCGACCGGGTGATCACGCTGCGCTACCTGTTGTCCATGATCGCCGCGGAGCGCGGCATGATCGCCACCTTCATGCCCAAGCCGTTCGGTGACAAGACCGGCAACGGGCTGCATTTGCACCTGTCGCTGACCAGCGGCGGCACCCCGGTCTTCCCGGCCGACCACGACCAGCGCGGCCTCGGCCTATCCGACACCGCCTACGGATTCATCGGCGGCATCCTCGAGCACGCCTGCGCGCTGCAGGCCGTGGTCGCACCGACGGTCAACTCCTACAAGCGAACCGGTGCCGTCGCGACGGCCTCGGGGGCGTCCTGGGCGCCGCGACTGCCCACCTACGGCGGCAACGACCGCACCCACTACATCCGGGTGCCCGACGCCGACCGGATCGAGATGCGCGGTGGGGACGGTTCGGCCAACCCGTACCTGGCCATCGCCGCCGCGCTCAGCGCCGGCCTCGACGGCATCAAACGCAGCACCGATCCCGGCGCCGTCGGTCAGGGCGTCAACACCCGGACCCTGCCACTCACTCTGCTGCACGCGGTGGAGGACTTCGAGTCCGACCCGGTCGTGACCGGGGTACTCGACGCGGCCGGCGAAGGCGTCGCGGCCTATTTCGCCAACGTCAAGCGTGAGGAGTTCTTCTCCTACCACAGCACGGTCGGTGCGTGGGAGCTGGACCACTATCTGACGGCCTTCTGA